A genomic segment from Coturnix japonica isolate 7356 chromosome 26, Coturnix japonica 2.1, whole genome shotgun sequence encodes:
- the AMPD1 gene encoding AMP deaminase 1 isoform X3 → MSRVEIPEMDEATRSFAEQVFASEVKDEATREEISPFDVEEICPISRNEMRTHMMLQESSSATEKRRKRMLSLKTIALAVPLIQKATTGLSTIEEVISTSPQYQSVPDFQRVQITGDYASGVTVEDFEVVCKGLYRALCIREKYMQKSMQRFPRTPSQYLRAIEGETWRASDAGPVFTPPVKDGQDPFETGSLPEDLGYHVQMKDGIVYIYSDEAAAGRNEPKDLPYPSLKHFVDDMNFLLALIAQGPVKTYSHRRLKFLSYKFQVHEMLNEMEEMKELKNNPHRDFYNCRKVDTHIHAAACMNQKHLLRFIKKSYRVDADRVVYDSKGEKLTLKQLFQKLNLHPYDLTVDSLDVHAGRQTFQRFDKFNAKYNPVGASELRDLYLKTENTINGEYFATIIKEVGSDLEDAKYQHAEPRLSIYGRSAEEWSKLANWFNRHRVYSPNMKWMIQVPRIYDVFRSRNFLPHFGKMLENIFVPIFEATVNPQAHKELSVFLRHITGFDSVDDESKHSGHMFSTKSPKPEQWTSAKNPSYTYYLYYMYANILVLNNLRRQRGMNTFLFRPHCGEAGAVTHLLAAFMTADNISHGLNLKKSPVLQYLYFLAQIPIAMSPLSNNSLFLEYAKNPLLDFHQKGLMVSLSTDDPMQFHYTKEALMEEYAIAAQVFKLSTCDMCEIARNSVLQCGLSHEEKAKFLGENYPEEGPNGNDIRKTNVAQIRMAYRYETWCYELNLIAEGLKTE, encoded by the exons ATGTCACGGGTGGAAATTCCAG agATGGACGAGGCGACGCGCTCCTTCGCAGAGCAGGTCTTTGCCTCTGAGGTCAAAGATGAGGCAACCAGGGAAGAGATCTCTCCTTTTGACGTGGAAGAGATCTGCCCCATTTCACGCAATGAGATGAGAACACACATGATGCTTCAGGAGAGCTCCTCTGCAACTGAAAAGCG GAGGAAGCGCATGCTCAGCCTGAAGACAATTGCTCTGGCAGTCCCTTTGATTCAGAAGGCTACAACCGGATTGTCCACTATTGAAGAGGTCATCTCTACCTCCCCCCAGTACCAATCGGTGCCTGACTTCCAGAGGGTACAGATCACAGGGGATTATGCCTCTGGG GTGACAGTGGAGGATTTTGAAGTTGTCTGCAAAGGTCTGTACCGTGCCTTGTGCATCCGGGAGAAATACATGCAGAAGTCAATGCAGAGGTTTCCCAGGACCCCATCACAGTACCTGCGTGCTATTGAAGGCGAAACCTGGAGGGCAAGTGATGCTGGCCCAg TGTTCACCCCGCCAGTGAAGGATGGACAGGATCCCTTTGAAACTGGGAGTCTCCCTGAGGACTTGGGATACCACGTCCAGATGAAGGATGGGATTGTTTACATCTATAGTGatgaggcagcagctggaagaaatgaGCCCAAGGACCTGCCTTACCCCAGCCTCAAGCACTTTGTTGATGACATGAATTTCCTTTTGGCCCTGATCGCACAGGGGCCTGT taaGACCTACAGTCATCGGCGCCTCAAGTTCCTCTCATACAAGTTCCAAGTGCATGAAATGCTAAATGAGATGGAGGAGATGAAAGAGCTGAAGAACAACCCTCATCGGGACTTCTACAATTGCCGTAAG GTGGATACACACATCCATGCTGCAGCCTGCATGAACCAGAAGCACCTCCTGCGTTTCATCAAGAAGTCGTACCGTGTGGATGCTGACCGTGTGGTTTATGACTCCAAAGGCGAAAAGCTCACCCTGAAACAGCTCTTTCAGAAGCTCAACCTGCACCCGTACGACTTGACGGTGGATTCTCTGGATGTCCATGCT GGCCGTCAGACGTTCCAGCGCTTTGATAAATTCAATGCTAAGTACAACCCCGTGGGTGCGAGCGAACTGCGTGACCTCTAcctgaagacagaaaacaccATCAATGGTGAATACTTTGCTACCATCATCAAG GAGGTTGGCTCTGATCTGGAGGATGCCAAGTACCAGCATGCGGAGCCTCGTCTCTCCATCTATGGGCGATCAGCTGAGGAGTGGTCCAAGCTGGCCAACTGGTTCAACAGACACAGGGTCTACTCCCCCAATATGAAGTGGATGATCCAAGTACCCAGGATTTA TGATGTGTTCAGATCTCGGAATTTCCTCCCACACTTTGGGAAGATGTTGGAAAATATCTTTGTTCCCATCTTTGAGGCAACCGTCAACCCTCAGGCCCACAAAGAGCTGAGTGTCTTTCTGCGCCAC ATCACTGGCTTTGACAGCGTGGATGATGAATCCAAGCACAGCGGACACATGTTCTCCACTAAAAGTCCAAAGCCAGAGCAGTGGACATCTGCAAAGAATCCATCCTACACCTACTACTTATACTACATGTATGCCAACATCCTGGTGCTTAACAACCTGCGCAG GCAGCGTGGTATGAACACGTTCCTCTTCCGTCCACACTGCGGGGAAGCCGGGGCCGTCACACACCTGCTTGCAGCCTTCATGACAGCAGATAACATCTCCCACGGGCTCAACCTGAAGAAG agcccagtgctgcagtACCTGTATTTCCTTGCCCAAATCCCCATCGCTATGTCCCCCCTCAGCAACAACAGCCTCTTCTTGGAGTACGCAAAGAATCCGCTGCTTGACTTCCACCAGAAGGGCCTCATGGTGTCCCTTTCTACAGATGACCCCATGCAGTTCCATTACACCAAG GAGGCCCTGATGGAGGAGTACGCCATCGCTGCCCAGGTCTTCAAACTCAGCACCTGCGACATGTGTGAGATCGCCAGGAACAGCGTGCTGCAGTGCGGGCTGTCCCATGAG GAGAAAGCCAAGTTCCTGGGTGAGAACTACCCGGAGGAGGGGCCCAATGGAAACGACATCCGGAAGACCAACGTGGCTCAGATCCGCATGGCCTATCGCTACGAGACGTGGTGTTACGAGCTCAACCTCATCGCCGAGGGACTGAAAACCGAGTAG
- the NRAS gene encoding GTPase NRas has protein sequence MTEYKLVVVGAGGVGKSALTIQLIQNHFVDEYDPTIEDSYRKQVVIDGETCLLDILDTAGQEEYSAMRDQYMRTGEGFLCVFAINNSKSFADINLYREQIKRVKDSDDVPMVLVGNKCDLPTRTVDTKQAQELAKSYGIPFIETSAKTRQGVEDAFYTLVREIRQYRMKKLNSNEDGNQGCMGLSCIVM, from the exons ATGACCGAGTACAAACTGGTGGTGGTGGGAGCCGGCGGCGTCGGGAAGAGCGCGCTGACCATCCAGCTCATCCAGAACCACTTCGTGGACGAGTACGACCCCACCATTGAG GATTCGTACAGGAAGCAGGTTGTCATCGATGGGGAGACGTGTTTGCTGGACATCCTGGACACTGCGGGGCAGGAGGAGTACAGCGCTATGAGGGATCAGTACATGAGGACGGGGGAGGGATTCCTGTGTGTGTTCGCCATTAACAACAGCAAATCGTTCGCTGATATCAACCTGTACAG aGAGCAAATCAAGAGAGTGAAGGACTCGGACGATGTGCCCATGGTGCTGGTTGGGAATAAGTGTGATCTGCCCACGAGGACGGTAGACACAAAACAAGCCCAAGAGTTGGCAAAGAGCTACGGCATCCCCTTCATAGAGACATCAGCTAAAACGAGACAG GGTGTGGAGGATGCGTTTTACACACTGGTGAGGGAGATCCGGCAGTACCGGATGAAAAAGCTCAACAGCAACGAAGATGGGAATCAAGGCTGTATGGGGTTGTCCTGCATTGTGATGTGA
- the AMPD1 gene encoding AMP deaminase 1 isoform X1 — MSRVEIPAADKQMDEATRSFAEQVFASEVKDEATREEISPFDVEEICPISRNEMRTHMMLQESSSATEKRRKRMLSLKTIALAVPLIQKATTGLSTIEEVISTSPQYQSVPDFQRVQITGDYASGVTVEDFEVVCKGLYRALCIREKYMQKSMQRFPRTPSQYLRAIEGETWRASDAGPVFTPPVKDGQDPFETGSLPEDLGYHVQMKDGIVYIYSDEAAAGRNEPKDLPYPSLKHFVDDMNFLLALIAQGPVKTYSHRRLKFLSYKFQVHEMLNEMEEMKELKNNPHRDFYNCRKVDTHIHAAACMNQKHLLRFIKKSYRVDADRVVYDSKGEKLTLKQLFQKLNLHPYDLTVDSLDVHAGRQTFQRFDKFNAKYNPVGASELRDLYLKTENTINGEYFATIIKEVGSDLEDAKYQHAEPRLSIYGRSAEEWSKLANWFNRHRVYSPNMKWMIQVPRIYDVFRSRNFLPHFGKMLENIFVPIFEATVNPQAHKELSVFLRHITGFDSVDDESKHSGHMFSTKSPKPEQWTSAKNPSYTYYLYYMYANILVLNNLRRQRGMNTFLFRPHCGEAGAVTHLLAAFMTADNISHGLNLKKSPVLQYLYFLAQIPIAMSPLSNNSLFLEYAKNPLLDFHQKGLMVSLSTDDPMQFHYTKEALMEEYAIAAQVFKLSTCDMCEIARNSVLQCGLSHEEKAKFLGENYPEEGPNGNDIRKTNVAQIRMAYRYETWCYELNLIAEGLKTE, encoded by the exons ATGTCACGGGTGGAAATTCCAG cagcagataaaC agATGGACGAGGCGACGCGCTCCTTCGCAGAGCAGGTCTTTGCCTCTGAGGTCAAAGATGAGGCAACCAGGGAAGAGATCTCTCCTTTTGACGTGGAAGAGATCTGCCCCATTTCACGCAATGAGATGAGAACACACATGATGCTTCAGGAGAGCTCCTCTGCAACTGAAAAGCG GAGGAAGCGCATGCTCAGCCTGAAGACAATTGCTCTGGCAGTCCCTTTGATTCAGAAGGCTACAACCGGATTGTCCACTATTGAAGAGGTCATCTCTACCTCCCCCCAGTACCAATCGGTGCCTGACTTCCAGAGGGTACAGATCACAGGGGATTATGCCTCTGGG GTGACAGTGGAGGATTTTGAAGTTGTCTGCAAAGGTCTGTACCGTGCCTTGTGCATCCGGGAGAAATACATGCAGAAGTCAATGCAGAGGTTTCCCAGGACCCCATCACAGTACCTGCGTGCTATTGAAGGCGAAACCTGGAGGGCAAGTGATGCTGGCCCAg TGTTCACCCCGCCAGTGAAGGATGGACAGGATCCCTTTGAAACTGGGAGTCTCCCTGAGGACTTGGGATACCACGTCCAGATGAAGGATGGGATTGTTTACATCTATAGTGatgaggcagcagctggaagaaatgaGCCCAAGGACCTGCCTTACCCCAGCCTCAAGCACTTTGTTGATGACATGAATTTCCTTTTGGCCCTGATCGCACAGGGGCCTGT taaGACCTACAGTCATCGGCGCCTCAAGTTCCTCTCATACAAGTTCCAAGTGCATGAAATGCTAAATGAGATGGAGGAGATGAAAGAGCTGAAGAACAACCCTCATCGGGACTTCTACAATTGCCGTAAG GTGGATACACACATCCATGCTGCAGCCTGCATGAACCAGAAGCACCTCCTGCGTTTCATCAAGAAGTCGTACCGTGTGGATGCTGACCGTGTGGTTTATGACTCCAAAGGCGAAAAGCTCACCCTGAAACAGCTCTTTCAGAAGCTCAACCTGCACCCGTACGACTTGACGGTGGATTCTCTGGATGTCCATGCT GGCCGTCAGACGTTCCAGCGCTTTGATAAATTCAATGCTAAGTACAACCCCGTGGGTGCGAGCGAACTGCGTGACCTCTAcctgaagacagaaaacaccATCAATGGTGAATACTTTGCTACCATCATCAAG GAGGTTGGCTCTGATCTGGAGGATGCCAAGTACCAGCATGCGGAGCCTCGTCTCTCCATCTATGGGCGATCAGCTGAGGAGTGGTCCAAGCTGGCCAACTGGTTCAACAGACACAGGGTCTACTCCCCCAATATGAAGTGGATGATCCAAGTACCCAGGATTTA TGATGTGTTCAGATCTCGGAATTTCCTCCCACACTTTGGGAAGATGTTGGAAAATATCTTTGTTCCCATCTTTGAGGCAACCGTCAACCCTCAGGCCCACAAAGAGCTGAGTGTCTTTCTGCGCCAC ATCACTGGCTTTGACAGCGTGGATGATGAATCCAAGCACAGCGGACACATGTTCTCCACTAAAAGTCCAAAGCCAGAGCAGTGGACATCTGCAAAGAATCCATCCTACACCTACTACTTATACTACATGTATGCCAACATCCTGGTGCTTAACAACCTGCGCAG GCAGCGTGGTATGAACACGTTCCTCTTCCGTCCACACTGCGGGGAAGCCGGGGCCGTCACACACCTGCTTGCAGCCTTCATGACAGCAGATAACATCTCCCACGGGCTCAACCTGAAGAAG agcccagtgctgcagtACCTGTATTTCCTTGCCCAAATCCCCATCGCTATGTCCCCCCTCAGCAACAACAGCCTCTTCTTGGAGTACGCAAAGAATCCGCTGCTTGACTTCCACCAGAAGGGCCTCATGGTGTCCCTTTCTACAGATGACCCCATGCAGTTCCATTACACCAAG GAGGCCCTGATGGAGGAGTACGCCATCGCTGCCCAGGTCTTCAAACTCAGCACCTGCGACATGTGTGAGATCGCCAGGAACAGCGTGCTGCAGTGCGGGCTGTCCCATGAG GAGAAAGCCAAGTTCCTGGGTGAGAACTACCCGGAGGAGGGGCCCAATGGAAACGACATCCGGAAGACCAACGTGGCTCAGATCCGCATGGCCTATCGCTACGAGACGTGGTGTTACGAGCTCAACCTCATCGCCGAGGGACTGAAAACCGAGTAG
- the AMPD1 gene encoding AMP deaminase 1 isoform X2, protein MSRVEIPADKQMDEATRSFAEQVFASEVKDEATREEISPFDVEEICPISRNEMRTHMMLQESSSATEKRRKRMLSLKTIALAVPLIQKATTGLSTIEEVISTSPQYQSVPDFQRVQITGDYASGVTVEDFEVVCKGLYRALCIREKYMQKSMQRFPRTPSQYLRAIEGETWRASDAGPVFTPPVKDGQDPFETGSLPEDLGYHVQMKDGIVYIYSDEAAAGRNEPKDLPYPSLKHFVDDMNFLLALIAQGPVKTYSHRRLKFLSYKFQVHEMLNEMEEMKELKNNPHRDFYNCRKVDTHIHAAACMNQKHLLRFIKKSYRVDADRVVYDSKGEKLTLKQLFQKLNLHPYDLTVDSLDVHAGRQTFQRFDKFNAKYNPVGASELRDLYLKTENTINGEYFATIIKEVGSDLEDAKYQHAEPRLSIYGRSAEEWSKLANWFNRHRVYSPNMKWMIQVPRIYDVFRSRNFLPHFGKMLENIFVPIFEATVNPQAHKELSVFLRHITGFDSVDDESKHSGHMFSTKSPKPEQWTSAKNPSYTYYLYYMYANILVLNNLRRQRGMNTFLFRPHCGEAGAVTHLLAAFMTADNISHGLNLKKSPVLQYLYFLAQIPIAMSPLSNNSLFLEYAKNPLLDFHQKGLMVSLSTDDPMQFHYTKEALMEEYAIAAQVFKLSTCDMCEIARNSVLQCGLSHEEKAKFLGENYPEEGPNGNDIRKTNVAQIRMAYRYETWCYELNLIAEGLKTE, encoded by the exons ATGTCACGGGTGGAAATTCCAG cagataaaC agATGGACGAGGCGACGCGCTCCTTCGCAGAGCAGGTCTTTGCCTCTGAGGTCAAAGATGAGGCAACCAGGGAAGAGATCTCTCCTTTTGACGTGGAAGAGATCTGCCCCATTTCACGCAATGAGATGAGAACACACATGATGCTTCAGGAGAGCTCCTCTGCAACTGAAAAGCG GAGGAAGCGCATGCTCAGCCTGAAGACAATTGCTCTGGCAGTCCCTTTGATTCAGAAGGCTACAACCGGATTGTCCACTATTGAAGAGGTCATCTCTACCTCCCCCCAGTACCAATCGGTGCCTGACTTCCAGAGGGTACAGATCACAGGGGATTATGCCTCTGGG GTGACAGTGGAGGATTTTGAAGTTGTCTGCAAAGGTCTGTACCGTGCCTTGTGCATCCGGGAGAAATACATGCAGAAGTCAATGCAGAGGTTTCCCAGGACCCCATCACAGTACCTGCGTGCTATTGAAGGCGAAACCTGGAGGGCAAGTGATGCTGGCCCAg TGTTCACCCCGCCAGTGAAGGATGGACAGGATCCCTTTGAAACTGGGAGTCTCCCTGAGGACTTGGGATACCACGTCCAGATGAAGGATGGGATTGTTTACATCTATAGTGatgaggcagcagctggaagaaatgaGCCCAAGGACCTGCCTTACCCCAGCCTCAAGCACTTTGTTGATGACATGAATTTCCTTTTGGCCCTGATCGCACAGGGGCCTGT taaGACCTACAGTCATCGGCGCCTCAAGTTCCTCTCATACAAGTTCCAAGTGCATGAAATGCTAAATGAGATGGAGGAGATGAAAGAGCTGAAGAACAACCCTCATCGGGACTTCTACAATTGCCGTAAG GTGGATACACACATCCATGCTGCAGCCTGCATGAACCAGAAGCACCTCCTGCGTTTCATCAAGAAGTCGTACCGTGTGGATGCTGACCGTGTGGTTTATGACTCCAAAGGCGAAAAGCTCACCCTGAAACAGCTCTTTCAGAAGCTCAACCTGCACCCGTACGACTTGACGGTGGATTCTCTGGATGTCCATGCT GGCCGTCAGACGTTCCAGCGCTTTGATAAATTCAATGCTAAGTACAACCCCGTGGGTGCGAGCGAACTGCGTGACCTCTAcctgaagacagaaaacaccATCAATGGTGAATACTTTGCTACCATCATCAAG GAGGTTGGCTCTGATCTGGAGGATGCCAAGTACCAGCATGCGGAGCCTCGTCTCTCCATCTATGGGCGATCAGCTGAGGAGTGGTCCAAGCTGGCCAACTGGTTCAACAGACACAGGGTCTACTCCCCCAATATGAAGTGGATGATCCAAGTACCCAGGATTTA TGATGTGTTCAGATCTCGGAATTTCCTCCCACACTTTGGGAAGATGTTGGAAAATATCTTTGTTCCCATCTTTGAGGCAACCGTCAACCCTCAGGCCCACAAAGAGCTGAGTGTCTTTCTGCGCCAC ATCACTGGCTTTGACAGCGTGGATGATGAATCCAAGCACAGCGGACACATGTTCTCCACTAAAAGTCCAAAGCCAGAGCAGTGGACATCTGCAAAGAATCCATCCTACACCTACTACTTATACTACATGTATGCCAACATCCTGGTGCTTAACAACCTGCGCAG GCAGCGTGGTATGAACACGTTCCTCTTCCGTCCACACTGCGGGGAAGCCGGGGCCGTCACACACCTGCTTGCAGCCTTCATGACAGCAGATAACATCTCCCACGGGCTCAACCTGAAGAAG agcccagtgctgcagtACCTGTATTTCCTTGCCCAAATCCCCATCGCTATGTCCCCCCTCAGCAACAACAGCCTCTTCTTGGAGTACGCAAAGAATCCGCTGCTTGACTTCCACCAGAAGGGCCTCATGGTGTCCCTTTCTACAGATGACCCCATGCAGTTCCATTACACCAAG GAGGCCCTGATGGAGGAGTACGCCATCGCTGCCCAGGTCTTCAAACTCAGCACCTGCGACATGTGTGAGATCGCCAGGAACAGCGTGCTGCAGTGCGGGCTGTCCCATGAG GAGAAAGCCAAGTTCCTGGGTGAGAACTACCCGGAGGAGGGGCCCAATGGAAACGACATCCGGAAGACCAACGTGGCTCAGATCCGCATGGCCTATCGCTACGAGACGTGGTGTTACGAGCTCAACCTCATCGCCGAGGGACTGAAAACCGAGTAG